One genomic region from Rosa rugosa chromosome 1, drRosRugo1.1, whole genome shotgun sequence encodes:
- the LOC133720486 gene encoding patatin-like protein 3: MASTSRTSSLQVQPPRYGNLITVLSIDGGGIRGIIPGVLLTYLESQLQELDGEDARLADYFDVIAGTSTGGLITAMLAAPDENNRPLFAAKDIVPFYLDNCPKIFPQSRGLCASVTDLVKALIGPKYDGKYRHKLIRNIVGDKRLSQTLTNVVIPTFDIKKLLPVIFSSYQVTSDPVKNAQLSDICIGTSAAPTYFPAYYFENHQQGKTEEFNLIDGGVAANNPALVAISEVTKQIMRKNPDFSEVQPMELYKRFLLITLGTGSNRIELKYSAKMASKWGILSWLYDDGSSPLLNCYNKASSEMVDYHNCVVFQALQSENNYLRIDEDTLTGNLSSVDKATNENLENLMEVGKQLLKKQVSRVNVDTGLYEPVENESTNEEALQRFAKLLSDEKKYRESKSPRPKTK, translated from the exons ATGGCAAGTACAAGCAGAACCTCATCGCTACAAGTTCAGCCTCCCAGATATGGGAATCTTATAACTGTTCTTAGCATAGACGGCGGAGGAATTAGGGGAATCATCCCTGGAGTTCTTCTTACTTACCTTGAATCTCAACTTCAG GAACTAGATGGTGAAGATGCAAGGCTTGCAGATTACTTCGACGTGATTGCTGGGACAAGCACGGGTGGTCTAATTACGGCCATGTTAGCAGCACCCGACGAAAACAACAGGCCGCTATTCGCTGCCAAAGACATCGTGCCTTTCTACCTTGATAACTGCCCTAAAATATTCCCACAATCAAG GGGATTGTGTGCCTCAGTTACAGATCTGGTTAAAGCTCTAATAGGACCAAAGTACGATGGGAAGTATCGGCACAAGCTAATAAGAAATATAGTAGGGGACAAAAGATTGAGCCAGACATTGACAAACGTGGTTATTCCAACTTTCGATATCAAGAAACTACTTCCTGTCATCTTTTCCTCCTATCAG GTGACAAGCGATCCAGTCAAGAATGCTCAACTTTCAGACATTTGCATCGGAACCTCAGCAGCGCCTACTTACTTTCCTGCCTACTATTTTGAGAACCATCAACAAGGAAAAACCGAAGAATTTAACCTCATTGATGGTGGCGTAGCCGCTAATAATCCG GCTTTGGTTGCCATTAGTGAAGTGACAAAACAAATTATGAGAAAGAATCCAGATTTCTCGGAGGTTCAGCCCATGGAACTATACAAACGGTTTCTACTAATCACGTTGGGGACGGGTTCAAACAGGATTGAACTGAAATACAGTGCTAAGATGGCTTCCAAGTGGGGGATTCTGAGCTGGTTATACGATGATGGCTCTTCTCCTTTACTGAATTGTTATAATAAAGCAAGTTCGGAAATGGTTGATTACCACAACTGTGTGGTTTTCCAAGCTCTTCAATCTGAAAACAACTACCTCAGGATTGAT GAGGACACACTAACGGGAAATTTATCTTCAGTGGATAAAGCTACAAACGAGAACTTGGAAAATCTAATGGAAGTTGGAAAGCAATTGCTTAAGAAACAAGTTTCACGTGTGAATGTGGATACAGGTCTATATGAACCAGTTGAAAATGAGAGCACCAATGAAGAAGCACTTCAAAG GTTTGCTAAATTACTTTCGGATGAAAAGAAATACAGGGAGTCGAAATCACCAAGGCCAAAGACAAAGTAA